In one Oncorhynchus nerka isolate Pitt River linkage group LG7, Oner_Uvic_2.0, whole genome shotgun sequence genomic region, the following are encoded:
- the LOC115126351 gene encoding tumor necrosis factor receptor superfamily member 14-like: MAQFESLIWTIPIMLVLVSIGCCIACGRAEYRKGDECCPMCSPGNHVHKHCTEFTSTSCVPCVDSTFLDEPNGLIKCKVCTNCDPGLGLKVKQSCRPSSDTVCGTLEGFYCLDPTKDGCRAAQRHSSCKPGQYISHTGTTSTDTVCSDCTGDTYSDGSLAACQSHTGCESLGLQEIKPGSPWSDSECGPQLSHSTARSRIGAVASMTVVMILAGAVFLLFIIVRRNVCILSVSIASVNYCLVCV, from the exons ATGGCACAGTTTGAAAGCTTGATATGGACT ATACCTATTATGTTGGTGCTTGTAAGCATTGGATGCTGTATTGCATGTGGTAGAGCTGAGTACAGAAAAGGGGATGAATGTTGTCCCATGTGTTCACCAG GAAATCATGTACATAAGCATTGTACTGAATTCACCAGCACCAGCTGTGTGCCCTGTGTTGATTCTACATTCCTTGATGAGCCCAATGGTCTCATAAAATGCAAAGTGTGTACCAACTGTGATCCAG GTTTGGGTTTGAAGGTAAAGCAGTCATGTAGACCTTCATCAGACACTGTCTGTGGAACACTGGAGGGGTTCTACTGTCTAGACCCAACTAAGGATGGTTGTAGAGCAGCCCAGAGACACAGCAGCTGTAAACCTGGTCAATACATCAGTCACACAG GAACAACATCTACAGATACTGTGTGTTCTGACTGTACCGGTGATACCTATTCAGATGGATCATTAGCAGCCTGCCAGTCACACACTGG ATGTGAATCCTTGGGACTTCAGGAAATTAAACCAGGATCTCCTTGGTCGGATTCAGAGTGTGGACCACAACTATCCCATTCCACAGCTAGAAGCAGAATTGGTGCTGTTGCATCCATGACAGTTGTCATGATATTAGCTGGAGCTGTTTTCTTATTATTCATAATAGTGAGAAGAAATGTCTGCATTTTATCTGTTTCTATTGCGTCGGTAAATtattgtttagtgtgtgtgtga
- the LOC135572589 gene encoding uncharacterized protein LOC135572589, with protein METEKNIIMQNTQRLSPYDDLFYAKVLIGGEVEVRAMLDSGSMACTLSSRVLPELLHAGVLKSPSLSPTEVVLVGCGGLKTRPLGVCELEMEVYGCRVAVPTLVVEGQSDDLILGSNLLKHLIRHLKTDGDLWKRVYTPVCDGGEESKLINMMANVERWRDSEVPDKVGTVRLKGAVTLEPMQEHLVWGRLRNTQNLSAGSAVVIEPSSSRSTPRSILVGRTVALLRGDGWLPVRVINPSQKTVTLRRNATLADVFPCMALEDFDCSGVNDGSSAALQQQVQRTADILTDCQDDLTLTDGSSQLHDTDGPDSSSEPEVLRDLGLTDIDVSSCQASPAGKKKLIQLIAEYQSIFSRHKLDCGKASGCLHRIQLSDEKPFRMPYRRLSPNNYEKLKQALNEMEERDIIRKSSSEFASPLVLVWKKSGDLRLCTDFRLLNARTIKDAHPLPHQADALAALGGNAFFSTMDLTSGYYNVEVHEDDRRFTAFTSPFGLYEYNRMPQGLCNSPATFMRMMLNIFGDQNFLSLLCYLDDVLVYAPTEDLAIQRLEKCNFLQRSVKFLGHIISADGVATDPEKVRAITGVTEADLTKDGTDIPSQKKLRSFLGMVVYYQQFIEGCSTIAKPLFGLTTGHKAPRWKKKRSSPVRKLTAADWTTECRQALFQLKQALLDQVLLAHPNFEKPFLLSVDASSNGLGAVLSQVQEPGATARPIAFASKSLSYAQSRYPAHRLEFFAMKWAICDKFHHWLRGQQFTVWTDNNPLTYILTKAKLDACEQRWVAKLAPYEFDIKYIPGKMNVVADALSREPFVRPSALHRLTRVPYETLLAEADAVRTDRVQDVFRWSSHPFDKASDSNEVVISCQATVDPPSGALSRHEVAAVLHSHRCWVGEVGTHALLLPQLPQAVMPSEQTDVDVLPHDLLMSKQRDDNVISKVIFFVERGRRPSRRERAHESVEVLGLLRSWDKLTMKRGVLYRVSKNVVTKRKMYLYVVPASMKAMVLKGVHDEAGHQGQQRTVYLTRQRFFWHGLEREVKAYVKCCRRCVVSKTPDPEARAPLESIITTEPLELVCIDFWSAEDSSNKSLDVLVVTDHFTKLAHAFLCPNQSAKSVAHQLWNNYFCVYGMPRRIHSDQGANFESALIAELLSVAGVQKSHTTPYHPMGNGSCERMNRTLGNMIRALPTRAKHRWPQALKSLTFAYNCTIHETTGFAPFLLMFGRTPRLPVDIVFGSVIENPEVVDYDQFVQSLRRDLKEAMNAAQASAAKQLKRHADLYDRRVRGAPVEIGDRVLLANKGERGKRKLADRWEDTVYLVTGLNADSHTFKIQNSSTGREKTVHRNLIMPVNFLPLPHAAVEEGTDMSGLTESEDMNDSLVVSAAMDTAVDDGAEYRTRVWVSELSSEGTGDTSLEGDVRSLDAQDIPPLVSVDDILQLEGLPRSESLQESDRDCNSVVSELIDQSAYDIRTDLPNADHSLPDQLRTDCVDGHTIATVHNNVTPYAVEGSRGHIKSRAGRLFKPVSRLIEIMNQQKVSS; from the coding sequence ATGGAGACTGAGAAGAATATCATAATGCAGAACACACAGAGACTTTCCCCGTATGATGATTTATTCTATGCCAAGGTGTTAATAGGAGGAGAAGTGGAAGTGAGAGCTATGCTTGACAGTGGGTCCATGGCTTGTACCTTGAGCTCTAGGGTCTTACCTGAACTGTTGCATGCAGGAGTGTTGAAAAGTCCATCATTGAGTCCTACAGAGGTAGTCTTGGTTGGTTGTGGTGGGTTGAAGACGAGGCCTTTGGGAGTATGTGAGCTGGAGATGGAGGTGTACGGATGTAGAGTTGCTGTGCCTACACTGGTGGTTGAAGGCCAGAGTGATGACCTCATCTTGGGCAGCAATCTCCTAAAGCACTTGATTCGCCACCTGAAGACGGATGGAGATCTCTGGAAGAGGGTTTATACTCCTGTGTGTGACGGGGGTGAGGAGAGCAAGCTAATCAACATGATGGCTaatgtggagagatggagagacagtgaAGTACCTGACAAAGTTGGAACTGTGAGACTAAAAGGGGCTGTGACTCTAGAGCCTATGCAGGAGCACTTAGTCTGGGGCAGACTACGAAACACTCAGAATCTATCAGCTGGCAGTGCTGTTGTCATTGAGCCCAGCAGTTCAAGGTCAACCCCAAGGTCAATACTGGTAGGGAGGACAGTAGCTCTATTGCGGGGGGATGGGTGGCTCCCTGTTAGAGTGATAAACCCTTCTCAGAAGACCGTGACATTGAGACGAAACGCCACTCTAGCCGATGTCTTTCCTTGCATGGCTCTAGAGGACTTTGACTGTTCGGGTGTGAATGATGGTTCATCAGCAGCTTTACAGCAGCAAGTGCAGAGAACGGCTGATATACTCACTGACTGCCAAGATGACTTGACACTGACTGACGGTTCCAGCCAACTTCACGATACTGACGGACCTGACAGTTCAAGCGAGCCTGAGGTCTTACGTGACTTAGGTTTGACTGATATTGATGTCTCCTCCTGTCAAGCGTCTCCTGCTGGTAAGAAGAAACTCATCCAGCTCATAGCTGAGTACCAGTCTATTTTTTCCAGGCACAAGTTGGATTGTGGAAAAGCTTCCGGATGTCTTCACCGCATTCAACTGAGTGATGAGAAACCCTTTCGGATGCCCTACCGACGCCTTTCACCAAATAATTATGAGAAGCTCAAACAAGCATTGAATGAGATGGAAGAACGTGATATCATAAGGAAGTCTAGTAGTGAGTTCGCCTCTCCCCTTGTCCTTGTATGGAAGAAGTCTGGAGACCTGAGACTCTGTACTGATTTTCGTTTGCTCAATGCTCGCACCATCAAAGACGCCCACCCACTCCCTCACCAGGCTGACGCGCTGGCTGCATTAGGTGGAAATGCCTTTTTCTCGACAATGGACCTTACCTCTGGCTACTACAATGTGGAAGTGCATGAGGATGACCGGAGATTCACAGCTTTTACGTCCCCATTTGGATTGTACGAATACAATCGAATGCCACAGGGGTTATGTAATAGTCCGGCAACCTTTATGAGGATGATGCTAAACATCTTTGGGGATCAGAACTTTCTTAGCCTGCTGTGTTACCTTGACGATGTCTTGGTCTATGCGCCCACTGAAGATCTGGCTATACAGCGCCTGGAAAAGTGTAACTTTCTGCAGAGGTCTGTGAAGTTTCTGGGGCATATCATTAGCGCGGATGGTGTAGCTACAGACCCTGAGAAGGTGAGGGCCATTACAGGAGTAACAGAAGCTGATTTGACGAAAGATGGCACTGACATTCCATCTCAGAAGAAATTGAGGTCATTCCTTGGGATGGTGGTGTATTATCAACAGTTCATTGAAGGTTGCTCGACCATTGCAAAGCCTCTCTTTGGATTGACTACTGGACACAAGGCTCCACGCTGGAAAAAGAAGCGAAGCTCACCTGTCAGGAAGTTGACGGCTGCCGACTGGACAACAGAATGCAGACAGGCCTTATTCCAGCTAAAGCAAGCCTTGCTGGACCAGGTTTTGTTGGCCCACCCCAACTTCGAAAAACCCTTTCTACTCTCGGTGGATGCATCCAGCAATGGATTAGGTGCTGTGTTATCTCAGGTGCAGGAACCGGGAGCTACAGCGAGACCTATAGCCTTCGCGAGCAAGTCCCTCAGTTATGCACAGTCAAGGTATCCTGCGCACAGGCTCGAGTTCTTTGCCATGAAATGGGCTATCTGTGACAAGTTCCACCACTGGCTACGGGGACAGCAGTTCACGGTATGGACGGATAATAATCCCTTGACATACATTCTGACCAAAGCAAAGCTTGATGCTTGTGAACAGAGATGGGTCGCCAAGCTGGCACCGTACGAGTTTGACATTAAATACATCCCTGGAAAAATGAATGTTGTTGCAGATGCTTTGAGCAGAGAGCCCTTCGTACGACCCAGTGCACTCCATCGCCTGACAAGGGTCCCGTACGAGACCTTACTAGCTGAAGCCGACGCTGTGCGCACAGACAGAGTGCAAGATGTGTTTCGCTGGTCCAGCCACCCCTTTGACAAAGCCTCTGACTCCAACGAAGTGGTCATTAGCTGTCAGGCTACTGTTGACCCCCCATCTGGTGCTTTATCAAGACATGAAGTTGCAGCTGTTCTTCATTCACATAGGTGCTGGGTGGGTGAAGTGGGCACACATGCACTGCTGTTGCCACAGCTCCCACAGGCTGTTATGCCATCAGAGCAGACCGATGTCGATGTTCTGCCACACGACCTACTGATGAGTAAGCAGCGTGATGACAACGTGATCAGCAAAGTCATCTTCTTTGTTGAGAGGGGGAGAAGACCATCCCGGAGAGAGCGTGCCCATGAGAGTGTTGAGGTTTTGGGTCTTCTCAGAAGTTGGGACAAGTTGACCATGAAGAGGGGTGTACTGTATCGTGTTTCGAAGAATGTGGTTACAAAGAGGAAAATGTATCTGTATGTGGTTCCAGCCTCCATGAAAGCAATGGTGTTGAAGGGTGTCCATGATGAAGCTGGCCACCAGGGCCAACAGAGAACAGTCTACCTGACAAGACAGAGATTCTTCTGGCATGGCCTGGAGAGGGAGGTAAAAGCCTATGTGAAGTGCTGCAGGAGATGCGTGGTGAGCAAGACTCCTGATCCGGAAGCAAGAGCTCCTCTTGAGAGCATAATAACAACTGAGCCTCTTGAACTAGTGTGCATAGACTTCTGGTCTGCAGAAGATTCTTCAAACAAATCCTTGGATGTGCTCGTTGTTACTGACCATTTTACCAAATTAGCTCATGCCTTCTTGTGTCCGAACCAGTCTGCTAAGTCAGTAGCTCATCAGTTGTGGAACAACTATTTCTGTGTCTATGGGATGCCTCGCCGTATACACTCAGACCAGGGAGCCAACTTTGAGAGCGCTTTAATAGCCGAACTGTTGAGTGTTGCAGGCGTTCAGAAGTCTCACACCACGCCGTACCATCCGATGGGGAACGGGTCCTGCGAAAGGATGAATAGGACTTTGGGAAACATGATCCGGGCCCTGCCAACGAGAGCAAAGCACAGATGGCCTCAGGCGCTGAAGTCCCTTACGTTTGCATACAATTGTACAATCCACGAGACCACAGGCTTTGCCCCTTTCCTGCTAATGTTTGGGAGGACGCCAAGACTGCCTGTTGACATAGTCTTTGGCTCTGTCATAGAGAACCCAGAAGTTGTCGACTATGACCAGTTTGTTCAGTCTTTGAGGAGAGATCTGAAAGAAGCCATGAATGCAGCACAGGCATCTGCAGCGAAGCAGTTGAAGAGGCATGCTGACCTTTATGACAGAAGAGTCAGAGGAGCACCAGTGGAGATTGGGGATCGAGTATTGCTGGCTAACAAGGGGGAGCGGGGAAAGCGGAAGCTCGCTGACCGTTGGGAGGATACTGTCTACCTTGTCACTGGATTGAATGCTGACAGTCATACTTTTAAGATTCAGAACAGCTCCACTGGACGGGAGAAGACGGTACATCGCAACCTGATAATGCCAGTCAactttcttcctcttcctcatgcTGCTGTTGAGGAGGGAACAGACATGTCTGGATTAACAGAGTCTGAGGACATGAATGACAGCCTAGTGGTCTCAGCTGCCATGGACACTGCAGTGGATGATGGTGCTGAGTACAGAACCAGAGTGTGGGTGTCAGAGTTGTCTTCTGAAGGAACAGGTGACACAAGCCTGGAGGGTGATGTGCGATCCTTGGATGCTCAGGATATTCCACCTTTGGTTTCCGTGGATGATATACTGCAGCTGGAAGGTCTGCCTCGATCAGAGAGTCTTCAAGAATCTGACCGAGACTGTAACAGTGTAGTGAGTGAGCTAATTGACCAGTCTGCTTACGATATCCGTACTGACCTACCAAACGCGGACCATTCCTTACCTGATCAGTTACGTACTGACTGTGTTGACGGACACACTATTGCAACAGTACACAACAATGTTACCCCTTATGCAGTTGAAGGTAGTCGGGGTCATATTAAGTCAAGGGCAGGAAGGCTATTTAAACCAGTGTCAAGACTGATTGAgattatgaatcagcagaaagTTAGCTCTTGA